One region of Citrus sinensis cultivar Valencia sweet orange chromosome 6, DVS_A1.0, whole genome shotgun sequence genomic DNA includes:
- the LOC112498564 gene encoding UPF0481 protein At3g47200-like — protein MPKNSSINIGSIEERKELLIDIEENLEPQAECCIYRVSNEIRKVNEEAYTPKMISIGPLHHGKAELAGMEKQKIRYKREFAKRIRKETWDEIVDFLEKHEQRIRNCYDETCKLRTLEFITMILYDAVFIIEFFLRVYYRDVCDFLVEKTNVRSNVWLDLQLLENQLPYFVLEDLYTIAFPNLNSRSNGEDYPASFLLLSYSFINDGELSGVPNKADFKHFTDLRRYIMTKNYRAGSEQSRGFIKDLPCALKLHESGVKFKRKEGDQCFLDLGIEKKKYCALIGIPWLEPEQHELQIPRFEVFDETEALIRNVMALEQCHYPFETHVCSYFEFMDSLVDTEQDVDLLVDAGVISNNLGDSARAVKMFNSLCSQIYFNDSDYYSIVKDLKAHYDNPWNHTKATLKRVYFSNLWRGTGTVAAIVLLLLTLIQTICSILQV, from the coding sequence ATGCCAAAGAATTCATCAATAAATATCGGTTCCATTGAAGAGCGCAAAGAGTTGCTGATTGACATTGAGGAGAACTTGGAGCCTCAGGCAGAGTGTTGTATTTACAGGGTTTCTAACGAGATCCGCAAAGTAAACGAAGAAGCCTACACTCCTAAGATGATTTCAATAGGCCCTCTTCATCATGGGAAAGCAGAGTTAGCAGGCATGGAAAAGCAGAAAATAAGATACAAAAGAGAATTCGCCAAACGAATCAGAAAGGAGACATGGGATGAAATTGTAGACTTCCTTGAAAAACACGAACAAAGGATCCGCAACTGTTATGACGAAACCTGTAAGCTTCGAACACTTGAGTTTATAACAATGATTCTATATGATGCTGTCTTTATCATTGAGTTCTTTTTGAGAGTTTACTATCGCGATGTATGTGATTTTTTGGTGGAGAAAACAAATGTAAGAAGTAATGTTTGGTTGGACTTACAATTACTCGAAAATCAGCTTCCATACTTTGTCCTTGAGGATCTATATACGATAGCTTTCCCCAACCTTAACTCCAGATCTAACGGAGAAGACTATCCTGCTTCCTTCCTTTTACTTTCTTATTCATTCATCAATGACGGGGAGCTAAGTGGAGTGCCTAACAAGGCGGATTTCAAACATTTCACTGATTTAAGAAGATATATCATGACAAAGAATTATCGGGCAGGATCAGAGCAATCAAGAGGATTTATTAAAGATCTACCTTGCGCACTCAAATTGCACGAGTCAGGAGTGAAGTTTAAGCGTAAGGAAGGAGATCAATGCTTCCTTGACCTAGgtattgaaaaaaagaagtacTGTGCATTAATCGGAATCCCATGGCTTGAACCAGAACAACATGAGCTGCAAATTCCACGCTTTGAAGTATTCGACGAGACTGAGGCTTTGATTCGAAACGTGATGGCCTTGGAGCAGTGTCACTATCCTTTTGAAACCCATGTGTGcagttattttgaatttatggATTCTCTCGTCGACACTGAGCAAGATGTAGATTTGCTCGTGGATGCAGGAGTTATATCCAACAATTTGGGCGACAGTGCTAGAGCGGTGAAAATGTTTAATAGCCTTTGCTCACAAATCTATTTTAATGATTCCGATTACTACAGCATTGTTAAGGATCTGAAAGCACACTATGACAATCCTTGGAACCATACTAAAGCCACCTTGAAAAGAGTTTATTTCAGCAACCTTTGGAGAGGCACCGGAACTGTTGCTGCAATTGTGCTCCTATTGCTCACTCTGATACAGACCATATGTTCTATCTTACAAGTCTGA
- the LOC127903127 gene encoding putative UPF0481 protein At3g02645 gives MPEKRCLVGLAITRKPASVGEEINVKAEGILHFTHLSRYFKTRKYPKKSPVPEEEKRDLPCAAKLQGSAVQRDLASAAKLQGSGVQFKGIIEEASLLDINFKERKWLGIPCLKVAELQIPRIEVDDCTESLMRNLMALDQCHYPRETIVCNYVDFMDMLIDTDEDVNKLAEARIISNSLGESARIAKMFNDLCLEISASDSGYAGNIRGLKRHYDNSWNHAKATLKRTYFSNLWKGTGTVAALLLLVFNLIQAIWSIISAFA, from the exons ATGCCTGAAAAACGCTGTCTGGTTGGACTTGCAATTACTCGAAAACCAGCTTCC GTCGGTGAAGAAATAAATGTCAAAGCGGAAGGTATATTACACTTCACTCATTTGAGCAGATATTTTAAGACGAGGAAGTACCCAAAAAAGTCCCCAGTACcggaagaagagaagagagattTACCTTGTGCAGCCAAACTGCAAGGGTCAGCAGTGCAGAGAGATTTAGCTTCTGCAGCCAAACTGCAAGGGTCAGGAGTGCAGTTTAAGGGTATTATTGAAGAAGCAAGCTTGCTTGACATAAActttaaagagagaaaatggtTAGGGATCCCGTGCTTGAAAGTAGCTGAGCTGCAAATTCCACGCATTGAAGTAGATGACTGCACGGAAAGCTTGATGCGAAACTTGATGGCCTTGGATCAGTGTCACTATCCACGGGAAACAATTGTATGCAATTACGTTGATTTTATGGATATGCTTATCGACACAGATGAAGATGTAAATAAGCTTGCTGAAGCGAGAATTATATCCAATTCTCTGGGCGAAAGTGCTAGAATAGCGAAGATGTTTAATGACCTTTGCCTAGAAATTAGTGCAAGTGACTCCGGTTACGCTGGAAATATCAGGGGTCTGAAACGTCACTATGACAACTCTTGGAACCACGCAAAGGCAACCCTTAAAAGGACTTACTTCAGCAATCTTTGGAAAGGAACTGGGACTGTTGCTGCGCTTCTGCTGCTTGTTTTCAATCTTATACAAGCCATATGGTCGATCATATCTGCATTTGCGTGA
- the LOC107177516 gene encoding uncharacterized protein LOC107177516 → MEGEDSTFGSIEELKEPLIGKEENLEPLGRSSEDSSSGWVSQVIRAPTRKDFEAEKNNSISIDLVGERKELIIHVDENLEPQAECCIYRVPRALRKMNKEAYTPTVISIGPLHHGNDKFADMEKQKIRYIIEFDKRIRPEKWQQLVNFIEENEKRIRNSYEENSELKKPEFITMILYDAVFIIELFLRYWPTERSDDFLLDRTCLSDAVWLDLQLLENQLPFFVLDGLYKSAFPNLDPDNGYPSFISLSCVFFGHCERGEKIDVKAEDILHFTHLSRYFKTKKYPKEFPKQGEELRDVACAAKLQGSGVQLRGIIEGACLLDINFEERKWLGIPCLKVAELQIPRIEVDLHGKLDAKLDGLGAVSLSTGNNCMQLR, encoded by the exons ATGGAAGGGGAAGACTCAACATTTGGTTCCATCGAAGAACTCAAGGAGCCGCTAATTGGCAAGGAGGAAAACTTGGAGCCGCTAGGTAGATCATCTGAGGATTCCAGTAGCGGATGGGTTTCTCAAGTTATCCGTGCTCCCACTCGTAAG GACTTTGAGGCGGAAAAGAACAATTCAATATCAATTGATTTGGTTGGAGAGCGAAAAGAGTTGATAATTCACGTCGATGAGAACTTAGAGCCCCAAGCAGAGTGTTGCATTTATAGGGTCCCTAGAGCGCTCCGCAAAATGAATAAAGAAGCCTACACTCCAACGGTAATATCAATAGGTCCACTGCATCATGGTAATGACAAATTTGCTGATATGGAGAAGCAGAAAATAAGATATATaatagaatttgataaaaggaTTAGACCGGAGAAATGGCAACAACTTGTAAACTTCATAGAGGAAAACGAAAAAAGAATCCGTAATAGTTATGAAGAAAACTCTGAGCTCAAAAAACCTGAGTTCATAACCATGATTCTATATGATGCTGTGTTTATCATTGAACTATTCTTGAGATATTGGCCTACAGAGAGAAGTGATGATTTTCTACTAGATAGAACATGCCTATCAGACGCTGTCTGGTTGGACTTGCAATTACTCGAAAACCAGCTTCCGTTCTTCGTCCTTGATGGATTATATAAATCAGCCTTCCCCAATCTCGACCCCGATAACGGCTATCCTTCCTTCATTTCACTTTCTTGTGTGTTCTTTGGACATTGTGAGCGCGGTGAAAAAATAGATGTCAAAGCGGAAGACATATTACACTTCACTCATTTGAGCAGATATTTTAAGACAAAGAAGTACCCAAAAGAGTTCCCAAAACAAGGAGAAGAGTTGAGAGATGTAGCTTGTGCAGCCAAACTGCAAGGGTCAGGAGTGCAGCTTAGGGGTATTATTGAAGGAGCATGCTTGCTTGACATAAACTTTGAAGAGAGAAAATGGTTGGGGATCCCGTGCTTGAAAGTAGCTGAGCTGCAAATTCCACGCATTGAAGTAGATCTACACGGAAAGCTTGATGCAAAACTTGATGGCCTTGGAGCAGTGTCACTATCCACGGGAAACAATTGTATGCAATTACGTTGA